AGGCGTTCAACTCCTGCTCAACATCGTCGCCATGCTGCTGGTCTTCGTGGCGCTGATCACGCTGGTGAATCTGATCCTGCCGATCCCGCTCCAACGGATGCTCGGCTGGGTGTTCGCGCCTTTGGCCTGGCTGGCAGGAGTGCCGTGGGCGGAGGCGCAGACCGGAGGCATGCTGCTCGGGACCAAGACGGTGCTCAACGAGCTGGTGGCCTACTTGGACCTCGCCAGGAGCGCCGAGCTCACGGAGCGCAGCCGAATCGTGCTGACCTACGCGCTCTGCGGGTTCGCCAATCTCGGATCGCTGGGCATCATGATCGGCGGCATGGGAACCATGTGCCCCGAGCGTCGCGCCGAGATCACCACGCTCGGGATGAAGTCGATCCTGGGCGGCACGCTCGCCACCTGCCTGATCGCGGCGATGGTGGGACTCGTGCTCTGAACCAGCCGCCCCCACTCCCCTAGTCCCGCTCCGGACAAGCTGCTAGCGTTGAGGCGTCTCGACATCCTCGAACCACCGGTGGCGCTCCATGTCCAGGTCCCCCTCCTCACAGCCCGCTCGGCGAAGCCGCCTCTCCTGGCTCCTCCTCACCGGCCTGGGCTTCATGCTCGTCGTGGCCGCGTGCGGCGATCTCGAGACTCCGGCGTTCGTCGACTGCACGGTCGCCCCGGATACGCTCGACTTCGGCGACGTCACGCTGGGCGGCTCGGCCGACCGCACGTTCAGCGTGACCAACGCAGGCAGCGAGGCGCTCGATGCCACGATCCGGCCCACGTGCAGCGACTTCGCGATGGTCGGCAGCTCCAGCATCACGGTCCCCAGGGGCGAGTCGCGCACGTTCACGATGCGGTTCTCCCCCAAGGCGACGGGTCCTCGGCCGTGCCGGATCTCGATCGGGGACTGCGGCGTGCTGACGACCCAGGGCCGGGGCCTGCCGGGCAGCTCCGGGTGCGACGTCGAGCCGGCGAGTCTCGCGTTCGGCACCGTCACCGTGGGATCGACCGAGGATCTCACGTTCACCATCACCAACACGGGCGATAGCCAGCTCTCGGGCACCGTCGAGGAGAGCTGTCCGGAGTTCTCGCTGGTGGGAAGCACGGACTATGACCTCGCCCCCAACGAGGACGCGACCTTCACCGCGCGCTTCGCTCCCACGAGCGGGGGCCCCAAGAGCTGCACCATCGACACGCAGGGGCTGTGCGCCGACGTGAGCGTGAGCGGAACCGGTCAGGCTCCGGCCGAGCCGTTGTGCTCGGTCTCGGTCGAGTCACTGTCGTTCGGCACCGTGACCGTTGGCGAGACTGCGACCCGCACCTTCACCATCACCAACGCGGGCTCAGGAACCTTGACCGGGAACGTCTCGGAGAGTTGCTCCGACTTCTCGATCGTCGGCACGTCGACCTACTCGCTGGGCGCCGGACAGGTTGCCACGTTCACCGTGCGCTTCGCTCCCACGAGCGAGGGCCTCAAGAGCTGCACCATCGACACGCAGGGATTGTGCGCCGATGTGAGCGTGAGCGGAACCGGACAGACTCCGCAGGCCGAACCGTTGTGCTCGGTCTCGGTCGATTCGTTGTCCTTCGGCACCGTGACCGTTGGCGAGACCGCGACTCGCACTTTCACCATCACCAACGCCGGCGGTGGAACGATCACCGGGAACGTCTCGGAGAGCTGCTCCAATTTCTCGATCGTCGGCACATCGAGCTATTCGCTGGCTGCCGGCCAGATCGCCACCTTCACGGTGCGCTTCGCGCCTCTCGTCGCCGGTAGCCAGACCTGCACGATCGCGACCGGAAGCAGCTGCGATCCCGTGACGGCGAGGGGAACGGGTGGGGCCTTGCCGACGCCGAGCTGCCAACTCGACTCCACCAGCATCGATTTCGGCGACGTGACCGTGGGCCAGGTCTCGAGCCGCCAGGTGCGGGTGACCAATACGGGATCCGGAATCCTCGCGGGGTCCTTGTCCGAATCCTGCTCCAGCTACTCGATCCTCGGAACGACCTCCTATAGTTTGGCCTCGCTGGAGTCCGCCACGTTCACCCTGCAATTCGCGCCCACAGCGACGGGGGACTTCACGTGCACCGTCGACGCGGGCGCGGCGTGCGGGACCATCACCCTTCGAGGAAGCGGCGTGCCTCCGCCCGAGTGCGAGCTGTCGGACACCGATTACGACTTCGGTGAGGTGGAGATCGGCAAGCACAAGGACCATGCATTCGACATTCGCAACGTGGGCGGCGGCCAGCTCTGCGGCACCGCGACGGAGAGCTGTGAGAGCTTCGCGATCCAGGGTGGCGCGAGCTATTGCGCCATTCCAGGCACACCTTTCCGGCTCCGGATTCGCTTCCAGCCGACCGCCACGGGCTCCTTCCAATGCACGGTGAATCCCGGAGCGGGCTGCCCGCCGATCACGGTGCGCGGAGTCGGCCGGGGGCAGTAGGACTGCTTCGCGAGCTGCTGGCCGCGCACCTCCTGCGCTTCGAGCATCCGGTGCGCGACAGCTACGACGACTCCGCGGGCGGCCGGCTGCTCGTGCTGTTCGTGATCGTCGGCCTCGTCCTGCAACCCGGCCTCAAGGCACTCGCGCGAACGGTGGGTCTCGGCGGTCAGGACTGGATTCCACTCCTCATCATCATCGTGCTGGCGGCGGCGGCCATCCTCGGTGTTCGCCTCTTCGCACGCGCTCGCCTCGGCGCGATCGGCCTCCACCGGTGGGCAGAGTGGACGCTGCGCGAGAAGCTCTATCTATGGACGGTCACACCACTCGCGGCGGTCGCTTTCAGCATCGTGTTTCGCGACCATCTGGCTCGTCTGGTCGCGGTCCATGGCTGGAGCGGGTTCTTCCTCCTCACGCTCCCGACCGGGCTCTTGTGGGGTGCGATCCAGGAGTTCCTTTATCGCGGGCTTCTCCAGACCGAGCTGGTCCGGCGTCTCGGAGCGATCGCCGGCGTGCTCATCGCCAACCTGGTGTTCTGCTTCGGTCCTCTGCACTTCTATCATCTGCGGCTTGGAACCGGCGAAGCCCCGCGATGGGGAATGTTGGCGGCGATCTTCGGCATCGGGCTCTTCTTCGGCATCCTCTACCGGCGCTCGGGCAATCTCTGGCTCCCCGCGATCTTCCACGGCATTTGGCCGCCGAATCTATCCTGAGAAGCGCTCGAAACGCGGCAAATCCGCGTGCGCGAGGGTTCGCTTGAACCCGCGGGGCGCAAGCCTCATGTTTCCCGCCTCTACGACGTGGTCCGCGAACGCGAACACATTCTACCCATGGAGGATGGACATGAAGCCCCGTCATCGAGTGTTTCTCATCGTGCTCGGCTTGGCCGCCATCGCGTCCAGCTCGAGCCCGGCGCTCGCCCAGATGGAACACCAGGCCGGAGGCTATCTCCTCGGCTCGTTCCCGATCAGCGACTGGGGCAAGATCGCGGGCTTCGGCATGGGCCTCGATGCCACCGACATCATCCGCTTCGGACCCAACAAGCCTCTCTCGTGGCGGGTGAGCACCGGCGTGGTCTACAACTTCTCGCGCACCGAGGAAGTGCCTCCCACGAATCTGCTTCCGACCTCCTCGCTCGAGCTCGAGACCAAGAACTGGAGCCTTCTGTTCGGAATCGGTCCGGAGTTCGGCAAGCGCGACGGACACATCATGCCCTTCATGTACGGAACCGCCGGCTTCGACACCTACTGGACCTCGAGCACGCTGCAGGGCACCGCGGGCGGATTGGCCTACGAGGCGGAGCACGGCGACTCGCGCATCTCGTTCGCGTGGGCGGCCGGCTTGGGTCTGCGCCGCCGCGTCATGGAAGGCTACATGGGCGAGCTGAGCGTCGAATTCCGGCAGGGCGCCTCCCACCACTTCCTGTTGCCGGAGCAGATCACCGAGGACGTTACGGGCGTCCATGCCGATCGCGCCAGCCGCTCGTCCAACCAGATCATCGTGCGGCTCGGCACCGTGATCTCCGATTGAGGCAGTCTAGCGCACGTCTTTTCGCATCGGCACGAAGCGCACGGGGAGAAGGACGCGCCGGCTCGGCACGCCGCGCGCGTCCTTCTCCACCAGCACCAGCTCCTGGTCCTCCCCTTCCGGACCGATGGGCGCAACCAGCCGGCCTCCAGGTCCGAGCTGCTCGATCAGAGCCGAGGGCACGGAATCCGGCGCGGCCGTGAGCAGGATGGCATCGAAGGGCGCCTCCTCGGGCCAACCGCGATAGCCGTCACCGTGACGCACGTGGATGTCGCGATAGCCGAGGTGCTCTAGCCTCGCACGCGCCTCATCGGCCAGCGCACGAATGATCTCGATGCTCCATACGCGCGCGCCGGTCTGGGCCAGCACCGCGGCCTGGTAGCCCGAGCCCGTCCCGATCTCCAGCACCTTGAGGCCGCGCCGGGGACGGATGGCCTCGGTCATGAACGCGACGATGTACGGCTGCGAGATCGTTTGCTCGTGCCCAATCGGTAGCGGCCGGTCGAGGTAGGCGTAACGGCGATACGCCTCGGGCACGAACTCGTGGCGCGGCACCGCGCGCAGGGCCGCGAGCGTCACCGAGTCGCGCACGCCGTTGGCTTCGATCGAGCGGACCAGGGCGGCGCGCTGCGATTCGAGGCTGTCGCCCGGCGTGGCGGCGCGCGAGGTGCATCCGTTCGCGGCCGGCGCCGCCACGGCGATCGTCAGGAAAACCAGCGCTCGATTCCACGTCCAGCCGCGCATGCCTCTGACGATGTCACTCGGAGCCCGGCGCGTCCACGGCGGATGCTCAGGGGGATACGAGCAGGTGCAATCCGCCGGACGAAGCGCCCACCAGCAGCCAATCGGGCGTGCCCGGATCGAAGCCCATCGTCCACACACGGTCGGAGGCGAGCCCTTCCACCGGCATTCGCTTCCAGCTTTCACCCACATCCGTGCTGCGGAAGATTCCGCCCCAGGTGAAATCAGCCACCCACATCGTGCGGCCATCGGGATGGATCGCGATGCCCACCAGATCGCTGTGCGGAATCCCTCCCCCCACCTGCCGCCAGGTCTCGCCCTGGTCGTCCGAGCGGTAGAGCCCTGCCGACGTCGTCGCGAACAGCACCCGATCGTCGGTCGGCAGGAACGCGATCTCGTGCGGGGTGATGCCCTTCAATCGGGCCGAGACGAATCTCCAGGTGGCGCCAGCGTCGGTGCTGCGGAAGAATCCACGCGACGTCGCCGCCAGGACGAGGTCAGGCTCCCGCGGCGACACCGCGAGAGCCTGTATCTCCTCGCCGGTGTCGATCGCCGGCTGGGTCCACTGTCGCCCGTCCCGGGTCCTGGCGATCCCCTGAGAGGTCGCGGCCAGCAGCCCGTCCGGCCGCTGTGCGATCAGCTCGGTGACGCGTGGACTCGAGGCGCTCTTCCCCAGGCGCATGGGCATGGGGGTCCAGATGGTCGCCCGAGGCCCGCGCGCGAAGATGCCCTGGTCCGTGCCTGCGAACAGCGTGCCTCCCAGCACCGCCAGCGAAAGCACCTGCCGTCCTTCCAGCCCTTCGGCCAACCGTGTCCAGGGTCCTCGCACTCCGGACGAAGCAAAGACGCCGCCGTGGCGCGCATCGCCGCGCACCGCGATCAGCAGCCGGTTCGACGCGTCGTCGAACAGCATGCGGGTCACGAAGCGCTCGGAGAACCCTTCGTTGCTGGCCGTCCAGCTCTCCCCGCGATCGGAGCTGCGCAGCACGCCGGCGTCCTCGGTGCCGAGCAGGATGGTGCCGTCCGGACGCACCACCAGAGCGTTGATCACCAACTCGGTCGGCGTGACGCGACGCCACACCGAGCCACGGTCCTCGCTGATCCACAGGCCCGTCGTGGTGCCGGCCAGCAGCACGTTGCCGTCCACGCCGTCGAGCGCGAAGGCGCGCGTGCGCCGCTTGCCTTCGGGAATGCCCTTGAGCTGCGTCCAGGGACCGCCGGGACGCAGCGCCCGATAGATGCCGGTGCATGCCGTGGCGTAGAGCGTGCTCGGATCACGCGGGTCGACGGTCAGCGTCATGACGTCCGAGTCGTCCTCCATGCCGCGATGCATCGGCTGCCAGCTCGCGCCGGCGTCCGTCGTCATCCAGCCGAGGTGCCATGTGCCGACATAGAGCGAGCGTGGATCGGTGGGATTGAAGGCCACCGATCCCACGTTGCGCAGGTCGGCGTGGCCTTCCGGCGTGATGCGGCGCCACGACTGACCGCCATCGGCAGACAGGAACACCCCGGTCAGCGTCCCGGCCGCGATCACCTGCCGATCGGCGGGACACACGGCAAGCGCCCGGACCGACTCACCCGAGATCCCCTTCAAGATGGTGAAGGAGCGGCCGCCGTCGTCGCTCCGCGCCACACCGCCACCTCGCCCGTTGATCTCCCAGTATCCGACGAACACAGCGCCGTTCCGTCCCACCACGATCTCGTCCAGGCTGCAGCCCTTGACCGGAAAACCCTGACTCGAGCGCACCCAGCGCCGGCCGCCGTCGTCCGAGCGATAGAACGTGCTCGATCCGGTGCCGAGATAGAGGCGATGGGGCCGCGCGGGATCGGCCACGAGCGCGCGCACGTTTCCGCCCGGAGGGCCCACGGGCATCCAGCTCTGGGCGCGAGTCTCCACCGGGAGCCACGCGACCGTAAGGAGTGTGATGACGAGCGAGAGGCGGTTCATCGGAACCTTCCTGTAAGGGGCGGGCCGACTGGTCGACCCGCCCCCCATATTTTCCTCTTCAAAGGGCGCCCGATCCGTTACTGACCACCGCTCGGGATCGTGGTGCCTTCGGGAACGAACCACACTTCCACGCGACGGTTGCGAGCCAGCGACGAAGCGTCCGTCCCGGCCTCGACCGGATTGGTCGCCGCCGCCGAGCGCACCGTGATGCGCGAAGACTCGACGCCGCGCTCGGTGAGATACGCCCTCACCGCTTCGGCGCGCTGCTGCCCGATTCGCTGAGCCGAGCGCTCGCGGCTGTCCGCGTAGCCGATGATCGTGACCGTGGCCCGCGGATCGGTCGAGAGCCGCTGCGCGACGTCGTCGAGGCATGCCTTGTCGACGTTGGTGATGCGCGAGGCGTTGCTCGGGAAGCCGGCCGCGAGACACGACACGGCTTCGGCCTTCGGGGCCGGCGCCGCCATCGCGACCGCGCAGTCGGAGGTCGCGGTATTGCCGTGATTGTCCGTGACCCGCACCGTGATCGTGGCGTTGGCCGGCGGCGTGGCGCCCGAGAAGTCGAACGCGGCGCTCGTCATGTTGCCCGTCACCCGTCCGCTGCTCGCGGTCCACTGGTAGGTCAGTGGATCGCCTTCGGGGTCCGACGCCGTGGCGACGACGTTCACGCTCTCACCCGGAAGGATCTCCGAGCGCTCGACCGCACAAGTCACCGTCGGTGGCTGGTTGGGCGTCGGCGCGACCTCGGCGACGGCCGCGGACATTCCGCCCCCGCCGAACGTCAGCCCGAGCCCGAGCGTCGCCTCGACGTTGCCCTGGTCCTCGTCGAACTCGTCGTTGTGCACGCGAACGTAGCGTCCATCGGCACGCAGATTGAGGGCAGGAGTCATGTACCAGCGGAAGCCCGCTCCGGCGTTCCAGCTGATGTCATCCGACTCGACCATCGTTGCATCGGTGGCTCCGTCTTCGACGTTGAAGGACTCCTTGCCGATGCCTGCCGTCAGGAACGGCCGGAAATGGTCACTGCCAATGAAGTTGTACAAGCCGTTGAAGCGAAGCGCATCGGCCTGCACTTTCGCGCCTACCAGACCCGGCACGACGACTTCTTCGTTCGGCTCCGTGGGGAAGCGCTGAGCGATGCCTTCGAAGCTCCAGTGACGCGAAAGGAAGTATCCGAGTCGCGCGCCATAGAGCATGTCGTCCTTGGGCTGGAAATCACCGTGATCGTCCAGCCATCCATAGCCGCCGTAGATGCCGAGCTCGAAATCGCCTTTTGCGCCGCCACTGGCGAAGGCGGAACTCGCCGTGAGGAGCGCCGCGGCGAAAAGCGTCCAAATGGTGGTTCGCATAGACCCTTTCCTTTCCTTGACCTGTCCCTGGAAACCCGTCCGGGAGCCCTGCCGGCCCTTCCGAGGGCCTGCGGGTCGGAGCGACGCCAGGACCAATGCACGTGGTGGGCCTGAAAACGCCGTTGGGGGAGATCGCCAAGGGGCACAGCGCCATGGCGCGGAAATCGCAGCGCCATCGAGGACAGCGCGGCTCTAGAAGATTTTGCACGGTTGAGACGCCGGCAAAACCACGAGTTCAGCGACCGCCGGAAGGAACACGAGTTTTCATTGCTGCGCTTCCCTTGGCGTCTTTTTCAAAAGAACGAGTCATCCTCGACAACGGACGGAACATGGACCAGGAGCAGAAGGTTCGGGCCGGGCTGAGCGAAGCCGAGATGAAGGACAATCTGGTGCGCCTGGCTTTTGGCGGGGAACCGCGGCGCCTGGAGGAATTCCTGGACGTGCTGAGGCGGGAGATTCCAGCCAACACCGCAGCCGTGATGCGCGGCAGCTCGGTCACCGGAAAGCGGTGGAACGACGAGGCTCCGTTCGACGCCGAAGGCCCCAAGACCAGTGATCTCGATCTCACGCTGGTCGGAGGCGAGATCCTGGACTACTTCCATCCCGAGGGATTCTATATCGCCGGGATCCACTCGAAGCCGCTGAGCGACAAGGACCCGGACATCGCTCCCCGGCTCCTGCCGCTGCGCAGGCGCCTGATGGCCCTGGTCGGGCGTCCGGTGGATATTCAGGGCACACGCGACTGGGTGATGTTCGTCCGCGAATACCTGATGGGACAGCCCTACCTCACGCTCATCGGAAAGCTCGAACAGCCATGATGCTTCGACTCCTGAGTTACAACATCCGCTACGGCGGAACCGGACGCGAGGCGGCTCTGGCTTCGACCATCTCCTCGGTCTCTCCCGACGTCGTCATCTTCCAGGAAGCGACCCGGCCCGACGTGATCGCTCGCCTCGCCGACGCCACGGGCATGAAGCACTGGGGGGCGAAGCGGGGGCGCTCGGTGGGCTTCATGAGCCGCTTCGGGGTCAAGCAGCATGAATGGCGGCAGCCTCCGCCGAGCCGGCGCGCCTTTCTGGAGGTGGAGCTGGCCCCATCCGAAGCCGCAGGGATGGTCGTGCGCCTGTTCGGGATCCATCTGAGCGCGCTCCACAGCAACTGGACCGAGCGGATCCGGATGGCGGAGCTCAAAGCCATGCTCGACGAGATCGAGGAGTACGACGGCGGGCTGAGTGTCGTGCTCGGGGACTTCAACACGCTGGCGCCGGGCGAGAAGCTCGACGTGAACCGGCTGCCTCCGCACTTGCGCATTCTGGCCTGGCTCGGCGGCCAGACCATCCGCTGGCAGACGATCCAGTCGATGCTCGACGCTCACTACGTGGATGCGTATCGATTCCTGCATCCGCTCGATCCCGGCCACACCTTCCCCACCTGGGACCCCCATCTCCGGCTCGACTACGCATTCCTGCCCGCTGCGGCCACCACACGCCTTTCGCGCTGCGAGGTCATCAACGGCGCGGCGGCATCGGCCGCCTCGGACCATCTGCCGCTGCTCGTGGAGTTCGAGGTCTAGCGACCTCAGTCGACCAGAGGACGCGTGGTCGAGCTGGACGCCGGCGCCGAGGCTGGCGGCGCTGCCGGGCGTGAAGGAGCGGGCGCCCGCTTCGCCTCGTCGTGCCGGCGCACGATGGCGCGGGCCACCGCGGTTCCGATCACCGCCCCCACGAAGATGTCCGAAGGCCAGTGCGAGAAGGAGTCCACGCGCTGGAGCGAGACGCTGGTCGCGATCGCGTAGTACAGGACGCGCAGCGGAATCGAGCGGGTGTGATGGGCGGCGACCGTCGCCACCTCGAAAACCACCGAGGCATGGCCCGAAGGGAACGAATCTCCCTTGCGGAAGGTGAACTCGCGCGGACCCTTCCCCGAACGGGGCCGTGAACGGCCGACCGCCCCTTCGAGAATGTTACGCACGATGCCGGCGATGAAGTGCGACTCCAGGACCTCCGCCGTCATCTCGGTCACGGGGTCCCAGCGCATGACGTAGCCGATCGTGAGCCCAGCGGCGTAGTACGGTGCCGTGCTGCCGATGTAGCCGAGCTTCTCGAGCGCGCGGCCCGGCTCGATCGCGGCGTGCAACACATCGTTCTCGGAATTCCTGTCTAAGGCATCGAGCACCTGCTGGTCCTGTGAGTAGAGGGCGCCCGCCACCGCCACGGTCCCGAGCGTCCACATGAGGTCCCCGCGGTTCATGTGGAAAGGAGCGGCGAAGACGGCGCGCGTGTCGGACGCGAGCACGCCAAGACCGCGGCCGATGTCGCGCGCCGGCTTGAGATCGCTGAATGCGCGGTGGCGCTCCGGAGTCACCACGGCAGGGGATTCGATCGCTTCGGGCACGCCCCAGGCGTCCACGACCGAGTCACTGGATGCGTAGGCGTCCACGGTGAGCACTTGCGAGAAGCGGCTGGCCAGGGGCAACGACGCCTCGGCGATGGCGAAGGCGGATGATGGAAGCAGCGCCGCCGCCAGCGCGAGGACGACGGCGCACGCACGATGACGCGCACGCTCCGCCACGAAACTCGGAAAGTCCATGAGTCCGGGTTTCGCAAGGCACATGCCGCGCGGGCGCACGCCTAAGCCGCGGGATTCCAATGGTGAACCGCGCTGCCTCCGGCGCCCTGACGGTAATGCCTACACTTCGCGGCCCTTTGTTATGCTGGCTCCGTCCTTCCGCCACCGTCGTTACGCGAGGCCTTCGAGCGCATGGCGAAGCCACCCCAGACGATCGTCGAGGCCGCGGGCCGCGAGGTCGTCATCACCAATCCCGACAAGATCTACTTTCCCAAGGCGGGCTACACCAAGCTCGACCTGGTGCGCTACTACGCCGCGGTGTCGGAAGGCGCGCTGCGCGGTATCGCCGGGCGCCCGATCGTGCTCAACCGATACGTGAATGGGATCGAATCCCAGGCCTTCTTCCAGAAGCGCGCGCCCGAGAAGCATCCGGAATGGATCGAGACGGTCGAGCTGCGCTTCCCGTCGGGCCGGACGGCGCGCGAGCTGGTGATCCGCGACAGCGCCCAGCTCCTATGGATCGCGAATCTCGGATGCATCGATCTCAATCCCCATCCGGTGCGCGCGGATGATCTCGAGCATCCGGACGAGCTGCGCATCGATCTCGATCCAGGTCCTGGTGTGGCCTGGGACGACGTGAGGCAGGTCGCCCTCGTGGTGCGCGACGTGCTGGAGGAGACCGGGCTGGTGGGCTGGCCGAAGACGTCGGGCTCGCGCGGCATGCACGTGAACGTACGCATCGAACGGCGGTGGAGCTTCACGCAGGTGCGGCGCGCCGCTCTGGCGCTGGCGCGCGAAGTCGAGGGCCGCGCGCCCGAGCGCGCGACCAGCAAGTGGTGGAAAGAAGAGCGCCACGGCGTATTCCTCGACTACAACCAGAACGCCAAGGACCGCACCGTGGCTTCGGCCTGGTCGGTGCGGCCCACGGCCGACGCGCGGGTCTCCATGCCGCTCCACTGGGAGGAAGTGGCGGACGTGGATCCATCCGCCTTCACGCTGGCGACCGCGCCGCGACGATTCGCGGAGCGCGGCGACGCCGCGGAGAACATCGACGACGCCGCGGGGTCCCTGGATGCCCTGCTCGCGCTCTCTGCCGCCCAGGAGTCGGAAGGCCTCGGCGACGCGCCATGGCCTCCGCATTACCGGAAGCAGGAAGGCGAAGCCCCGCGCGTGGCGCCCTCTCGCGCAAAGGGCGCGCGGAAGCCGTCTTCGAGCGAGGGAGGAAAGGGCAGCGGGCGGCGCCAACCGAAGCATCCGCTCATCACGGTGGCGAAAGCCGAGCACAAGGCGGAGGCCCTCGCGGGACTCGAGCGCTGGAAGACACGGCATCCTGAAGCCGCGGCGGCGCTGGCGGTGGACGACGTTCTGGTCGACGCGATGCGCGGCCGCTCGAGCACCTGGACCCGCATCCGGCTCAATCTGCGGCACGTCCCCGAAGAGCTCAGGCCCAAGGAAGAGGCGCCCGACCCCGATTACGATCCGTGGCGAGGCTTTCGGCCGACTCCGCGCCCTTTGGCCTCCGCGCGGCCGCGATCGTCGCGGCCGCCGAAGACACGCTCCAGCTCGTAGGGCGGCGTGACCTCGAGCTGATCGTAGCGGCACTCGCGGGGCTCCTTGTCGGGACGCCAGCGCACGAACTGCGCGGCGTGGCGGAAACGGCTTCCCTGCATGTGGTCGTAGGAGACCTCGCACACGCGCTCGGGACGCAGGGGCTCCCAGCTCAGGTCCTTGCCGCGATTCCATCGGCTGGTGGCGCCAGGCAGGCGCTGGCCTCGCGCGCTGGCCTGGAGCTGGGCTTCGGCCCAGCCGCGCCAGGGATGGCCCTCGAGCGCGCGTTCGCGGAGCGGAGCCAGCTCCTTCACCAGACGCTCGCGCACCACGTTCGAGAACGCGGCGGTCACGCCCACGTGGTGCAGGGTCCCGTCTTCATCGAAGAGCCCGAGCAACAGCGAGCCGACACGACGGCCTTCGCCGTTCTTGTGCCAGCGGAAGCCGGCCACCACGCAGTCCGCGGTGCGCTTGTGCTTGATCTTGATCATGGTGCGCTCGCCGGGCCGGTAGGGCTCGTCGAGGCGCTTGGCCATCACGCCGTCGAGACCGGCGCCTTCGAAGCGGCGGAACCAGTCCTCGGCGAGCGCGCGGTCACGCGTCACGGGCGACAGATGCAGCGGCGGCTCGGCGCGCCCGAGCGCCTGCTCGAGGCGCTGCCTGCGTTCGGCGAGCGGCGCGTCGCGAAGATCCTCGTCGCCGAGCGCGAGCAGGTCCCAGACCACGAACGAAGCGGGCATCTGCGACGCCAGCAGCCGGACGCGGGATTCGGCGGGATGGATCCGCAGCAGCAGCGCCTCGAAGTCGAGGCCCTCCTCCCCCACGATGACGACTTCACCGTCGATCACGCAGCGCTCGGGGAGCGCTTTCAGAAGAGGCTCGATCAGCTCCGGGAAGTAGCGGTTCATGGGCTTCTCGTCCCGGCTCTGCAACATGAGCTCGGCGCCATCACGGAACACCAGCGTGCGGAAGCCGTCCCACTTGGGCTCGAACTGCCAGCCCTCGCCTTCGGGCAGCGCGGGCGCCGGACTCGACAGCATCGGCGCGATGGGTGGAGGGAATGGCAAGCGCATGCGGACCTGATCCTAGACGATGCGA
The sequence above is a segment of the Candidatus Eisenbacteria bacterium genome. Coding sequences within it:
- a CDS encoding YCF48-related protein: MNRLSLVITLLTVAWLPVETRAQSWMPVGPPGGNVRALVADPARPHRLYLGTGSSTFYRSDDGGRRWVRSSQGFPVKGCSLDEIVVGRNGAVFVGYWEINGRGGGVARSDDGGRSFTILKGISGESVRALAVCPADRQVIAAGTLTGVFLSADGGQSWRRITPEGHADLRNVGSVAFNPTDPRSLYVGTWHLGWMTTDAGASWQPMHRGMEDDSDVMTLTVDPRDPSTLYATACTGIYRALRPGGPWTQLKGIPEGKRRTRAFALDGVDGNVLLAGTTTGLWISEDRGSVWRRVTPTELVINALVVRPDGTILLGTEDAGVLRSSDRGESWTASNEGFSERFVTRMLFDDASNRLLIAVRGDARHGGVFASSGVRGPWTRLAEGLEGRQVLSLAVLGGTLFAGTDQGIFARGPRATIWTPMPMRLGKSASSPRVTELIAQRPDGLLAATSQGIARTRDGRQWTQPAIDTGEEIQALAVSPREPDLVLAATSRGFFRSTDAGATWRFVSARLKGITPHEIAFLPTDDRVLFATTSAGLYRSDDQGETWRQVGGGIPHSDLVGIAIHPDGRTMWVADFTWGGIFRSTDVGESWKRMPVEGLASDRVWTMGFDPGTPDWLLVGASSGGLHLLVSP
- a CDS encoding protein-L-isoaspartate(D-aspartate) O-methyltransferase — its product is MRGWTWNRALVFLTIAVAAPAANGCTSRAATPGDSLESQRAALVRSIEANGVRDSVTLAALRAVPRHEFVPEAYRRYAYLDRPLPIGHEQTISQPYIVAFMTEAIRPRRGLKVLEIGTGSGYQAAVLAQTGARVWSIEIIRALADEARARLEHLGYRDIHVRHGDGYRGWPEEAPFDAILLTAAPDSVPSALIEQLGPGGRLVAPIGPEGEDQELVLVEKDARGVPSRRVLLPVRFVPMRKDVR
- a CDS encoding choice-of-anchor D domain-containing protein, whose product is MSRSPSSQPARRSRLSWLLLTGLGFMLVVAACGDLETPAFVDCTVAPDTLDFGDVTLGGSADRTFSVTNAGSEALDATIRPTCSDFAMVGSSSITVPRGESRTFTMRFSPKATGPRPCRISIGDCGVLTTQGRGLPGSSGCDVEPASLAFGTVTVGSTEDLTFTITNTGDSQLSGTVEESCPEFSLVGSTDYDLAPNEDATFTARFAPTSGGPKSCTIDTQGLCADVSVSGTGQAPAEPLCSVSVESLSFGTVTVGETATRTFTITNAGSGTLTGNVSESCSDFSIVGTSTYSLGAGQVATFTVRFAPTSEGLKSCTIDTQGLCADVSVSGTGQTPQAEPLCSVSVDSLSFGTVTVGETATRTFTITNAGGGTITGNVSESCSNFSIVGTSSYSLAAGQIATFTVRFAPLVAGSQTCTIATGSSCDPVTARGTGGALPTPSCQLDSTSIDFGDVTVGQVSSRQVRVTNTGSGILAGSLSESCSSYSILGTTSYSLASLESATFTLQFAPTATGDFTCTVDAGAACGTITLRGSGVPPPECELSDTDYDFGEVEIGKHKDHAFDIRNVGGGQLCGTATESCESFAIQGGASYCAIPGTPFRLRIRFQPTATGSFQCTVNPGAGCPPITVRGVGRGQ
- a CDS encoding CPBP family intramembrane glutamic endopeptidase yields the protein MRDSYDDSAGGRLLVLFVIVGLVLQPGLKALARTVGLGGQDWIPLLIIIVLAAAAILGVRLFARARLGAIGLHRWAEWTLREKLYLWTVTPLAAVAFSIVFRDHLARLVAVHGWSGFFLLTLPTGLLWGAIQEFLYRGLLQTELVRRLGAIAGVLIANLVFCFGPLHFYHLRLGTGEAPRWGMLAAIFGIGLFFGILYRRSGNLWLPAIFHGIWPPNLS
- a CDS encoding endonuclease/exonuclease/phosphatase family protein; this encodes MMLRLLSYNIRYGGTGREAALASTISSVSPDVVIFQEATRPDVIARLADATGMKHWGAKRGRSVGFMSRFGVKQHEWRQPPPSRRAFLEVELAPSEAAGMVVRLFGIHLSALHSNWTERIRMAELKAMLDEIEEYDGGLSVVLGDFNTLAPGEKLDVNRLPPHLRILAWLGGQTIRWQTIQSMLDAHYVDAYRFLHPLDPGHTFPTWDPHLRLDYAFLPAAATTRLSRCEVINGAAASAASDHLPLLVEFEV
- a CDS encoding OmpA family protein, translating into MRTTIWTLFAAALLTASSAFASGGAKGDFELGIYGGYGWLDDHGDFQPKDDMLYGARLGYFLSRHWSFEGIAQRFPTEPNEEVVVPGLVGAKVQADALRFNGLYNFIGSDHFRPFLTAGIGKESFNVEDGATDATMVESDDISWNAGAGFRWYMTPALNLRADGRYVRVHNDEFDEDQGNVEATLGLGLTFGGGGMSAAVAEVAPTPNQPPTVTCAVERSEILPGESVNVVATASDPEGDPLTYQWTASSGRVTGNMTSAAFDFSGATPPANATITVRVTDNHGNTATSDCAVAMAAPAPKAEAVSCLAAGFPSNASRITNVDKACLDDVAQRLSTDPRATVTIIGYADSRERSAQRIGQQRAEAVRAYLTERGVESSRITVRSAAATNPVEAGTDASSLARNRRVEVWFVPEGTTIPSGGQ